The following coding sequences are from one Natrarchaeobaculum sulfurireducens window:
- a CDS encoding helix-turn-helix domain-containing protein, with protein MTELEPKPDLLHVSLLVSEIESAHEVLRHLDEMGGTVHPDSLEVTDAVDAKTQVDVSDLTVKQWQALELAYRWGYYDQPRKADLADLATELEISKSAVSQRLRAAESTLVTAIVTASR; from the coding sequence ATGACTGAACTCGAGCCCAAACCCGATTTGCTCCACGTTTCGCTGCTGGTATCGGAGATCGAATCCGCACACGAAGTCTTGCGTCACCTCGACGAGATGGGTGGAACGGTCCATCCCGACAGCCTCGAGGTAACTGACGCGGTAGACGCCAAGACGCAGGTCGACGTGAGCGATCTGACGGTCAAACAGTGGCAGGCGCTCGAGTTGGCCTATCGTTGGGGCTACTACGACCAGCCACGGAAAGCAGACCTCGCAGATCTGGCGACCGAACTCGAGATCTCGAAGTCGGCAGTCTCTCAGCGCCTCCGGGCAGCCGAGTCGACGCTCGTCACGGCAATCGTGACGGCCAGTCGGTGA
- a CDS encoding CBS domain-containing protein, with product MDIADIVTEEYVEHSPETTVSKLVGTFADSDVRGVVVQDEEFEGIVTRRQLATSHRQPNEKLRSLVWHVPRLTPDEDIRKVAQLMIDSESQLLPVFEGRELIGVVTADGILQKVEPYLDAAAVAEAYSGELVSLEPSSTLGNALNVFRQNRITHLPVVENDSAAGVLSLYDVTEITVRSEVQSQGGDAGGVDPFGGEISSSTARSRRGGYGAREGESTRMLDVPVRDLMTSPVRTIRPDETLDVAVTEMFDAGASSLVVTENGSPHGIVTKTDCLESLTWEAGGNRGVQVYGTDLIDDVTYDEIVAMVEKFDDRDQGMNVLDTKVHLHEHDEKRRGTPLVLARVRLHTDRGLYVASGEGYGAKHAMNEARDVLERQIRDRKTHGRTKKPPDETFWEKRFGWLLEE from the coding sequence ATGGATATTGCCGACATCGTCACGGAAGAGTACGTCGAACACAGCCCGGAGACAACCGTCTCGAAGCTCGTCGGGACGTTTGCGGACTCGGACGTCAGAGGCGTCGTCGTTCAGGACGAGGAGTTCGAGGGAATCGTCACGCGACGACAACTCGCCACGTCACATCGCCAGCCGAACGAGAAACTGCGGTCGCTCGTCTGGCACGTACCGCGTCTCACACCCGACGAAGACATCCGAAAGGTCGCACAGCTCATGATCGACAGCGAATCACAGCTCCTGCCAGTCTTCGAAGGGCGGGAACTGATCGGCGTCGTCACGGCCGATGGTATCTTACAGAAAGTCGAACCCTACCTCGACGCCGCGGCCGTCGCCGAAGCCTACTCGGGTGAGCTCGTCTCGCTCGAGCCGTCGTCGACGCTCGGCAACGCGCTCAACGTCTTCAGGCAGAACCGCATCACACACCTCCCGGTCGTCGAGAACGACTCCGCGGCCGGCGTCCTGAGCCTGTACGACGTGACCGAGATCACAGTTCGGTCCGAAGTCCAGAGTCAGGGCGGTGACGCCGGCGGCGTCGACCCGTTCGGCGGCGAGATCTCGAGTAGTACCGCTCGATCCCGTCGCGGCGGGTACGGCGCGAGAGAAGGTGAGTCGACGCGAATGCTCGACGTTCCCGTTCGGGACCTCATGACATCGCCGGTCCGGACGATCCGACCGGACGAAACGCTCGACGTCGCCGTCACGGAGATGTTCGACGCCGGTGCCTCGTCGCTCGTCGTCACCGAGAACGGCTCTCCACACGGGATCGTGACGAAAACTGACTGCCTCGAGTCGCTCACGTGGGAGGCGGGCGGAAATCGCGGCGTACAGGTCTACGGGACCGACCTGATCGACGACGTGACCTACGACGAGATCGTCGCCATGGTCGAGAAGTTCGACGACAGAGACCAGGGGATGAACGTCCTCGACACGAAAGTCCACCTTCACGAGCACGACGAGAAGCGACGCGGCACGCCGCTCGTGCTCGCTCGAGTGCGATTGCACACCGATCGCGGGCTGTACGTCGCATCGGGTGAGGGCTACGGGGCGAAACACGCGATGAACGAGGCACGCGATGTCCTCGAGCGCCAGATCAGGGACCGGAAAACCCACGGCCGGACGAAAAAGCCCCCGGACGAGACGTTCTGGGAGAAACGCTTCGGCTGGCTGCTCGAGGAGTAA
- a CDS encoding helix-turn-helix domain-containing protein: MANSMAEQLQQEMVCEGLLECIHGLKGLDKACFRVLVESEEPLPIDDVADQVDRERSTAYRSIQRLLQSGCVQKEQVNYDDGGYYHVYSPTDSSDIAADMQRQLNDWYAKMGLLIQEFEETYERGGKPDTDE; the protein is encoded by the coding sequence ATGGCGAACTCGATGGCCGAGCAACTCCAGCAAGAGATGGTGTGTGAGGGGCTACTGGAGTGTATCCACGGCCTCAAAGGACTCGACAAGGCGTGCTTTCGCGTACTGGTCGAAAGTGAGGAACCGCTACCGATCGACGACGTTGCTGATCAGGTCGATCGTGAGCGATCCACCGCGTATCGATCGATTCAGCGACTACTCCAGAGTGGCTGCGTTCAGAAAGAACAGGTCAACTACGATGACGGCGGCTACTACCACGTCTATTCCCCGACCGATTCGTCCGACATCGCCGCCGATATGCAACGGCAGCTAAACGACTGGTACGCGAAGATGGGCCTACTCATCCAGGAGTTCGAGGAGACGTACGAACGCGGCGGGAAACCGGATACCGACGAGTGA
- a CDS encoding CBS domain-containing protein, which produces MPVENLARSDVVTASKDESIENLASMMDDHSVGSVVIADDDEPVGIVTDRDLTIEVVAAGKSADSVTAADVMSSDLCTIESDEGFYRATELMSEHGIRRLPVVDTSGQLEGIITVDDLNELLADEHQQLASVVQAQRPPY; this is translated from the coding sequence ATGCCAGTAGAAAATCTCGCACGAAGCGACGTCGTTACCGCCAGCAAAGACGAGTCGATCGAGAACCTCGCGTCGATGATGGACGACCACAGCGTCGGAAGCGTCGTAATTGCCGATGACGACGAGCCAGTCGGGATCGTGACGGATCGCGACCTCACGATCGAAGTGGTCGCGGCGGGCAAGAGTGCCGACAGCGTCACCGCAGCGGACGTCATGTCGTCCGATCTGTGCACTATCGAGTCTGACGAGGGATTTTATCGAGCGACCGAACTCATGAGCGAACACGGAATCCGTCGGCTTCCAGTCGTCGACACGTCGGGACAACTCGAGGGGATCATCACGGTCGACGACCTGAACGAACTGCTCGCAGACGAACATCAGCAACTCGCAAGCGTCGTCCAGGCCCAGCGACCGCCGTACTGA
- a CDS encoding universal stress protein, with protein MYDDVLIATDGSDVATNAATAGITLAATLEADVHVVSVVESGLRREESRRERHERDAREIADRAQDAGCHAEAVVRSGRPASELLSYADDADVDLIVVGTQGRTGLRQALLGSVALEVIRDARRPVLTVGPDTSWEVNDGPIDDVCLATDGAPGATAATEHALSMADVCDARLHALYAVAISSEATEIREAFAEYGEKMTSEVVDRATDRGLETTRTIEHGAATDVVLEYTDDAGVDLLVMGTESKSNVERLVLGSVSQRVVPNANVPVMTVRTLKP; from the coding sequence ATGTACGACGACGTTCTCATCGCGACCGACGGCAGTGACGTGGCGACGAACGCCGCGACGGCGGGGATCACGCTCGCCGCAACGCTCGAGGCAGACGTCCACGTCGTCTCGGTCGTCGAAAGCGGGCTACGGCGTGAAGAATCACGACGAGAGCGCCACGAACGCGACGCGAGGGAGATTGCAGACCGGGCTCAGGATGCCGGCTGTCACGCCGAGGCCGTCGTCCGATCGGGCCGTCCGGCGAGTGAACTTCTCTCGTACGCCGACGACGCTGACGTCGATCTGATCGTGGTCGGCACTCAGGGTCGAACCGGCCTCCGGCAAGCCCTGCTCGGGAGCGTCGCCCTCGAGGTTATCCGGGACGCACGCCGACCCGTCCTCACGGTCGGACCGGACACGTCGTGGGAAGTCAACGACGGACCGATCGACGACGTCTGTCTCGCGACCGACGGCGCTCCAGGTGCAACGGCGGCGACCGAACACGCCCTTTCGATGGCCGACGTCTGTGACGCACGGCTCCACGCCCTCTACGCGGTGGCCATCTCGTCCGAGGCCACCGAGATCCGCGAGGCGTTCGCGGAGTACGGCGAGAAGATGACCTCGGAGGTCGTCGACCGTGCCACCGACCGCGGACTCGAGACGACGCGAACCATTGAGCACGGCGCTGCGACCGACGTCGTCCTCGAGTACACCGACGACGCCGGCGTCGACCTGCTCGTGATGGGCACCGAGAGCAAGTCGAACGTCGAGCGCCTCGTCCTCGGCAGCGTCTCCCAGCGTGTCGTGCCGAACGCGAACGTGCCGGTTATGACTGTCCGCACGCTCAAGCCATAG
- a CDS encoding vitamin K epoxide reductase family protein, translating to MSTEASSTLAFDYEWDYSPRVSSLFGTFTFVAIVGWMVTVALTAIHLFALPAIPADAPVQGSIEVITSPWAYIFGVPLATLGGFYYLTTIGLALWWFDTRHPLIIKILTPITASGVVFSSYFVYLQLGVIGEICPFCMMSAGATVILFALELVILRKSVTPSLSNMTGDLGRVVGTTNFAVVVFPVLIGLVTLAGMFMVPMLPLPDVVPFV from the coding sequence ATGTCAACAGAAGCCTCGAGTACACTGGCGTTCGACTACGAATGGGACTACTCACCGAGAGTATCGAGCCTGTTCGGGACGTTCACGTTCGTTGCAATAGTGGGTTGGATGGTGACGGTCGCCCTCACGGCGATCCACCTGTTCGCGCTGCCAGCAATTCCCGCGGACGCTCCAGTTCAGGGGAGTATCGAAGTGATCACGAGTCCGTGGGCGTACATCTTCGGCGTGCCACTCGCGACGCTCGGTGGGTTTTACTACCTGACGACGATCGGGCTCGCCCTCTGGTGGTTCGATACGCGCCACCCGCTGATCATCAAGATCCTGACGCCCATCACGGCAAGCGGCGTGGTCTTCTCGTCGTACTTCGTCTACCTGCAGCTGGGCGTCATCGGAGAGATTTGCCCGTTCTGTATGATGTCGGCGGGCGCAACGGTGATCCTGTTCGCCCTCGAGCTGGTGATCCTGCGCAAGAGCGTGACGCCGTCGCTGTCGAACATGACCGGCGACCTCGGACGCGTCGTCGGGACGACCAACTTCGCAGTCGTCGTCTTCCCCGTGCTCATCGGACTGGTCACGCTCGCCGGCATGTTCATGGTGCCGATGCTTCCGCTGCCCGACGTGGTCCCGTTCGTCTAA
- a CDS encoding universal stress protein has product MNVLVPVDDSDPARAAFEYAVSNASDTEITALHVIDPYETSVSSWLGGQEFPKKLEEEGSELLAELEAVAADHDVTIETDTVVGKPAQEITTYVENEDIDEVVIGSHGRTGSSRVLLGSVAETVVRRAPVPVTVVR; this is encoded by the coding sequence ATGAACGTTCTCGTCCCGGTTGACGATTCTGACCCGGCTCGGGCCGCATTCGAGTATGCAGTGTCAAACGCGTCTGATACCGAGATCACCGCGTTGCACGTGATCGATCCCTACGAGACGAGTGTCTCGTCGTGGCTCGGTGGACAGGAGTTCCCCAAGAAACTCGAGGAGGAGGGAAGCGAACTGCTGGCCGAACTCGAAGCGGTGGCAGCCGACCATGATGTCACGATCGAGACCGACACCGTCGTCGGGAAGCCGGCCCAGGAGATCACGACCTACGTCGAAAACGAAGACATCGACGAGGTCGTCATCGGGAGCCACGGACGAACGGGCTCCTCGCGGGTGTTACTGGGGAGCGTCGCGGAGACGGTCGTTCGACGCGCACCGGTTCCCGTTACCGTCGTCCGCTGA
- a CDS encoding MFS transporter, with the protein MVFTFGTPLSYGIFREPFSDAFGISPLALSGVFAVMLFTFFIGSGLVGVFGARFPARAVLLSCTIATGVIAPSLYVVDSLAGLTVVFAVLGLALGTVFVLVASVVPRWFDRRRGAATGLIFVGNGLGLAVLPPVWQVTISAVGVRQGFLLILSVTTAAFLLAGLVCRRPQWASHSSATAGELLEWLARLGGTRSFQLLFVGMALSFAWYQLLAAYAVDLFAHRGLTAAGASATFGLIGGVSIVSRIGSGYLADTMGSRRAFLASLTSAAAGIALLFVPATAALPAAIALIGLGLGGTATLYIPLLMTVYSPEKDTAIVGLFNVAIGVAALAMPPLGTASVAYTESFTIAVLLTFIASIGGFWAIAVGTAT; encoded by the coding sequence ATGGTGTTCACGTTCGGAACGCCGTTGTCGTACGGTATCTTCCGCGAACCGTTCAGCGACGCGTTCGGCATCTCGCCGCTCGCCCTCTCGGGCGTGTTCGCGGTCATGCTCTTTACCTTCTTTATCGGATCTGGGCTCGTCGGCGTCTTCGGTGCCCGGTTTCCCGCTCGAGCGGTGTTGCTCAGCTGTACCATCGCGACTGGCGTGATCGCCCCCTCGCTGTACGTCGTCGACTCGCTAGCTGGACTAACCGTCGTCTTCGCCGTCCTCGGCCTTGCACTAGGGACGGTCTTCGTCCTCGTCGCGTCGGTCGTCCCACGATGGTTCGACCGCCGACGTGGTGCGGCGACAGGGCTCATTTTCGTGGGGAACGGCCTCGGACTCGCCGTCCTCCCGCCGGTCTGGCAAGTCACGATCTCTGCAGTCGGCGTTCGGCAGGGCTTCCTGCTTATCTTGTCGGTGACCACGGCTGCGTTCCTCCTTGCTGGACTCGTCTGTCGCCGACCACAATGGGCGAGTCACTCGAGTGCGACCGCCGGTGAACTGCTCGAGTGGCTGGCCCGGCTCGGCGGGACGCGAAGCTTCCAGCTACTGTTCGTGGGCATGGCCCTCTCGTTCGCGTGGTACCAGTTGCTCGCGGCCTACGCGGTCGACCTGTTCGCACACCGTGGGCTGACGGCGGCTGGCGCCTCCGCAACGTTCGGTCTGATCGGCGGCGTGAGCATCGTCTCGCGAATCGGAAGCGGTTACCTGGCCGACACGATGGGGTCTCGTCGTGCGTTCCTCGCCTCGCTCACCAGTGCGGCTGCGGGGATCGCCCTGCTGTTCGTCCCCGCCACGGCGGCACTCCCGGCCGCGATCGCCCTCATTGGACTCGGACTCGGCGGCACCGCGACGCTTTACATCCCGCTGCTGATGACCGTTTACTCGCCCGAAAAGGACACCGCGATCGTCGGCCTGTTCAACGTCGCGATCGGCGTCGCCGCCCTGGCGATGCCGCCGCTCGGCACGGCCAGCGTCGCGTACACTGAAAGTTTCACCATCGCAGTGCTTCTGACGTTCATCGCAAGTATCGGTGGGTTCTGGGCTATCGCTGTCGGAACCGCTACGTGA
- a CDS encoding methyl-accepting chemotaxis protein, translating to MADSEGSHLPSEHFQLHDDVSTLSEVEAKVKLQERSKELEAIQRANDLFGEVDRPIDELVRTYVAELPEWFQYPEVTEARISVGDVVAESARFQRSGHPLTTEVSTDAGTPVSMEVVYTERRPTEDNGPWLSEEQELTETLVTFIRNYATQLEQRQAITENVESAVDDVLETADSAARRTEHINDLAQQQASSMDGVASEVAGMSASVEEIASTAEEVAATSERAEQLSDEGRDAATEAIDAIEQVDDSTQEVVSDIGQLENRIDEIDEIVDIINNIADQTNLLALNASIEAATAGEAGDGFAVVANEVKSLAEDSQSHASEIETMVEEIKDVTSATVDSLEETTREVDRGIEKVDDAMDTLQEIAQAVQEASRGIRDVSEATDDQAASTEEVASMIDELVEEAETIATEIESVASANEEQVSKVQEINQTVRDLSSN from the coding sequence ATGGCCGACTCAGAAGGCTCTCACCTTCCCTCAGAACATTTTCAGTTACACGACGACGTCAGTACGCTCTCCGAAGTCGAGGCCAAAGTGAAGCTTCAGGAACGGTCAAAAGAACTCGAGGCGATCCAGCGGGCCAACGACCTGTTCGGCGAGGTCGACCGACCGATCGACGAACTCGTCCGGACGTACGTCGCTGAACTCCCGGAGTGGTTTCAGTACCCCGAGGTGACCGAAGCACGGATCAGCGTCGGCGACGTCGTCGCCGAGTCGGCACGGTTTCAGCGGAGCGGTCACCCGCTGACTACCGAGGTCAGCACCGACGCCGGAACGCCGGTCAGTATGGAAGTCGTCTACACGGAACGGCGACCAACGGAGGACAACGGCCCCTGGCTTTCAGAAGAGCAGGAGCTGACCGAGACGCTTGTCACGTTCATTCGCAACTACGCTACTCAGCTCGAGCAACGCCAGGCCATCACGGAGAACGTCGAGAGCGCCGTCGATGACGTGCTGGAAACCGCCGATAGCGCCGCCAGACGCACCGAACACATCAACGACCTCGCCCAGCAACAGGCGTCTTCGATGGACGGCGTCGCGAGCGAGGTCGCTGGCATGTCGGCCTCCGTCGAAGAGATCGCCTCGACGGCCGAGGAGGTCGCCGCGACGAGCGAACGAGCCGAGCAACTCTCGGATGAGGGACGCGATGCGGCGACCGAGGCGATCGACGCGATCGAGCAGGTCGACGATTCCACCCAGGAGGTCGTTAGTGACATCGGACAACTCGAGAACCGTATCGACGAGATCGACGAGATCGTCGACATCATCAACAACATCGCGGATCAGACGAACCTGCTCGCGCTCAACGCGAGTATCGAGGCTGCAACGGCCGGCGAGGCGGGAGACGGCTTCGCCGTCGTCGCAAACGAAGTCAAGTCGCTCGCTGAGGACTCCCAGTCTCACGCCAGCGAGATCGAGACGATGGTCGAGGAGATCAAAGACGTCACCTCCGCCACTGTCGACAGCCTCGAGGAGACGACCCGCGAAGTCGACCGGGGGATCGAGAAAGTCGACGACGCGATGGACACGCTTCAGGAGATCGCGCAGGCAGTCCAGGAGGCCTCGCGGGGCATCCGGGACGTCTCGGAGGCGACCGACGATCAGGCGGCCAGCACCGAAGAGGTCGCGAGCATGATCGACGAACTCGTCGAGGAGGCGGAGACGATCGCCACCGAGATCGAATCCGTCGCCAGTGCGAACGAAGAACAGGTCTCGAAGGTCCAGGAGATCAACCAGACGGTTCGAGACCTCTCGAGCAACTGA
- a CDS encoding universal stress protein has protein sequence MLEYAAEIDADLIVLGTYGRRGLSRALLGSTTERVVRTADVPVLAVQMGDAG, from the coding sequence ATCCTCGAGTACGCGGCCGAAATCGATGCCGACCTGATCGTACTCGGGACCTATGGTCGACGGGGCCTCTCGAGGGCACTACTGGGCAGTACGACTGAACGCGTCGTCCGAACGGCCGACGTTCCCGTCCTGGCAGTGCAGATGGGCGACGCTGGCTAG